From the genome of Desulfosporosinus sp. Sb-LF, one region includes:
- a CDS encoding phage holin family protein, which translates to MKKQIYRVLVNTIAFFLAAVFLPIEATTPLHFFGAGIVLGLVNLLIRPVLIILTIPLNLITLGVFTLIVNTWMIMLTSGLMPGFYVPGFGVAFIASIFVSLVNWGFKKFSKN; encoded by the coding sequence ATGAAAAAACAAATTTACCGTGTTCTTGTGAATACAATCGCCTTTTTCCTTGCGGCTGTATTTCTGCCCATAGAGGCGACAACACCCCTTCACTTCTTTGGGGCGGGAATAGTCCTTGGTCTAGTGAATTTACTAATTCGCCCAGTACTTATTATTTTGACCATCCCGCTAAACCTTATAACGTTAGGGGTTTTCACTCTTATTGTAAATACTTGGATGATCATGCTCACTAGTGGGCTTATGCCCGGATTTTATGTACCGGGGTTTGGGGTTGCGTTCATAGCTTCCATTTTCGTTTCCTTAGTAAACTGGGGTTTCAAGAAATTTTCTAAAAACTAA